From Aptenodytes patagonicus chromosome 1, bAptPat1.pri.cur, whole genome shotgun sequence, one genomic window encodes:
- the DDIAS gene encoding DNA damage-induced apoptosis suppressor protein isoform X1 has protein sequence MNSVRGLLAASVISIQNSCFIYPACQKCFSRLVLDSRRFNCLKCGCTGEAKDASYRYRLSLKIADKDDLFDITVFGNCLDPFFGVTAENLQRCIQDFNQLSGETNTDASPGVLVQAVETCFIGKRFIFGVKDCAREDGGHSAASSILQNCSRINRSTKNLTACQIFLPNTAVAGFTVISYFHRLLQLAKFRSCNNSSYVPDASSAPIDEPVSELSSLSSLSRSPCFVQSGGRESFLGSWQQSFSLTSSVAWVTAEDFPTLEVGKLVSEQHEQEGRPVSAESCSVSLNNQTLWDSQFCSSSVREGAKEEDNELSSQPSRTDSISAADKFKRVSSSKTECSHGNSSRLLQHPLEFGVKSIYPKTNSRNYSYPEKSHNSLFYKGDASASNHINVARVSQTDSMLWDELPFSESLNEFLARIEYGRSVVTSPSLDAGKRALLESSKLGVNLYKSYPRQTLVAGGLPEASISGRFLPPAENDSWENILFACLQSNANPPSDEVSRCESSSSVLSSADKECGASCFIPNRHLPILSQSLPVTSEPSVSESRYVQSKEANTDISKSSWSFISLQCTADHRETSCLKRSKAATCVHSVHDSCLAGCENKENYYSTLSQRTDLTFTGAWDSDPATPNKTRRVDKRELKPLTELSENTFKSVNRREMLWNNIFPEGSYNASADLFDASAREVAKPVEFLNKSCNSLIQEDTWTEKVTAPELALYPGGVPCNSSKPSSSLRESPPAFGRHSTPVTCSFCDSECNSVSAQDFVPYSQSTPMAKPLQKLWPVGERSSFVTIFTPKNPTKIHSKCKRSRSSFQNTLLQQLTGRLVKRERPSDREDKESNSSVSQQFLNSQGIPPSANKRLKPTASLNLKRVSWATDLQSTHGHAGRNPVSESKENGGNEVCSRNERLNPGDTARILTTPVSAGVTKALFLNDTILETCSPSEGKNLLSSANYSGGILGGATGWSPELFFQAQSPFSNKPKY, from the exons ATGAATAGTGTGAGAGGACTTTTGGCTGCCTCTGTAATTTCCATCCAGAACTCCTGCTTCATCTATCCCGCCTGTCAAAAATGCTTTTCTAGGCTGGTACTGGATTCTAGGAG GTTTAACTGTCTAAAATGCGGCTGCACAGGTGAAGCTAAAGATGCAAGCTACAGATATAGGTTGTCCCTAAAGATTGCTGACAAGGATGATTTGTTTGACATTACCGTGTTTGGAAATTGCTTAGATCCGTTCTTTGGGGTCACCGCAGAAAATCTGCAGAG GTGTATTCAAGACTTCAATCAGCTGTCAGGAGAAACAAACACAGATGCATCTCCAGGAGTGTTAGTTCAAGCAGTGGAAACCTGTTTCATTGGAAAAAGATTTATATTTGGAGTGAAG GATTGTGCAAGGGAAGATGGAGGGcattctgctgccagcagcatctTGCAAAACTGTTCCAGAATTAATAGAAGTACAAAAAACCTTACAGCTTGCCAGATCTTCCTGCCAAACACTGCTGTTGCTGGCTTTACTGTTATCAGCtacttccatcgcctcctgcagTTGGCAAAATTCAGGAGCTGTAATAACAGCTCGTATGTACCTGATGCATCATCAGCTCCAATAGATGAACCTGTCAGTGAGCTCAGCAGCTTGTCTAGCCTGAGCAGAAGCCCCTGTTTTGTTCAGTCTGGTGGCAGAGAAAGTTTTTTAGGGTCCTGGCAGCAGTCCTTCAGCCTGACTTCATCTGTTGCTTGGGTGACAGCGGAAGACTTTCCCACTCTGGAAGTGGGAAAGCTGGTGAGTGAACAGCATGAACAAGAGGGGAGGCCTGTCTCTGCAGAATCGTGCAGTGTAAGCCTCAACAATCAAACTCTTTGGGATTCACAGTTTTGCAGCTCTTCTGTGAGGGAAGGGGCTAAAGAGGAGGATAATGAATTGAGTTCACAGCCTAGTCGGACCGACAGTATCTCTGCAGCTGATAAATTCAAGAGAGTATCCTCTTCAAAGACTGAGTGTTCACATGGAAACAGTTCCAGGTTGTTACAACATCCCTTGGAATTTGGGGTAAAAAGCATTTACCCAAAGACTAATAGTAGAAATTATTCTTACCCAGAAAAATCCCACAACTCCCTTTTTTACAAGGGAGATGCCTCAGCTTCTAATCACATAAATGTAGCTAGAGTGTCTCAGACGGACTCTATGCTTTGGGATGAGCTCCCATTCTCAGAAAGCCTAAATGAATTTTTAGCCAGAATAGAATATGGCAGGAGTGTTGTAACATCACCCAGCCTTGATGCAGGCAAACGGGCCCTTCTTGAAAGTAGCAAGTTGGGTGTAAATCTTTACAAATCGTATCCCAGGCAAACCCTAGTAGCTGGTGGTCTGCCTGAAGCGAGCATCTCGGGGAGGTTCTTGCCGCCAGCAGAGAATGATAGTTGGGAGAACATACTGTTTGCTTGTCTTCAGTCGAATGCAAATCCTCCGAGTGATGAGGTGTCACGATGTGAGTCCTCCTCTAGTGTTTTATCTTCAGCTGACAAGGAATGTGGAGCGTCTTGCTTTATACCTAACCGTCATCTACCTATTCTGTCACAGTCCTTGCCAGTTACATCAGAGCCTTCTGTTTCTGAGAGCAGATATGTGCAGTCCAAAGAAGCAAATACTGACATTTCAAAGTCATCTTGGTCTTTTATTAGTTTGCAGTGTACTGCTGATCACAGAGAAACCTCCTGTTTAAAAAGGAGCAAGGCAGCTACCTGTGTGCATTCTGTACATGATAGCTGTTTAGCTGGttgtgaaaataaagaaaattattattctacACTAAGCCAGAGAACAGATCTTACATTCACAGGGGCGTGGGACTCTGATCCAGCAACTCCCAACAAAACAAGAAGGGTAGATAAAAGAGAATTAAAACCATTGACAGAACTGTCAGAAAATACCTTCAAAAGTGTTAATAGGAGAGAGATGCTGTGGAACAATATCTTCCCTGAAGGCAGCTACAATGCTTCTGCTGATCTCTTTGATGCAAGTGCAAGAGAGGTAGCAAAACCTGTGGAATTCTTAAATAAATCATGTAATTCTTTAATACAGGAAGATACTTGGACAGAAAAGGTCACAGCTCCTGAATTGGCACTTTATCCTGGAGGTGTTCCCTGTAACAGTTCAAAACCGAGCTCATCCCTACGCGAGTCCCCTCCTGCTTTTGGTAGGCACAGTACACCAGTAACTTGCTCCTTTTGCGATTCAGAATGCAATTCAGTTAGCGCTCAAGACTTTGTTCCTTATTCACAGTCAACTCCTATGGCAAAACCTCTCCAGAAACTGTGGCCTGTTGGGGAAAGAAGCTCTTTTGTCACTATCTTCACCCCTAAAAATCCCACTAAAATCCATTCCAAATGCAAGCGATCTAGGTCTTCCTTTCAAAACACTCTGTTGCAGCAGCTTACTGGCAGGTTAGTGAAACGTGAAAGGCCAAGTGACAGGGAAGACAAAGAAAGTAATAGCTCTGTTTCACAGCAGTTCCTTAACAGCCAAGGGATCCCTCCATCGGCAAACAAAAGGTTGAAACCAACTGCATCTTTAAACTTAAAAAGAGTTAGCTGGGCTACTGACTTGCAATCGACCCATGGGCATGCTGGCAGGAACCCTGTTTCTGAAAGCAAGGAGAACGGTGGAAATGAGGTATGCTCCAGAAATGAGAGATTAAACCCTGGGGATACAGCCAGGATTCTAACAACTCCTGTATCTGCAGGTGTCACCAAGGCCTTGTTTTTAAACGATACAATCCTGGAAACTTGTTCCCCTTCAGAAGGCAAGAATCTCCTCTCAAGTGCAAATTATTCAGGGGGTATATTGGGAGGGGCAACTGGCTGGTCTCCTGAGTTATTCTTCCAAGCCCAGAGCCCTTTTTCCAATAAgccaaaatactaa
- the DDIAS gene encoding DNA damage-induced apoptosis suppressor protein isoform X3 encodes MNSVRGLLAASVISIQNSCFIYPACQKCFSRLVLDSRRFNCLKCGCTGEAKDASYRYRLSLKIADKDDLFDITVFGNCLDPFFGVTAENLQRCIQDFNQLSGETNTDASPGVLVQAVETCFIGKRFIFGVKDCAREDGGHSAASSILQNCSRINRSTKNLTACQIFLPNTAVAGFTVISYFHRLLQLAKFRSCNNSSYVPDASSAPIDEPVSELSSLSSLSRSPCFVQSGGRESFLGSWQQSFSLTSSVAWVTAEDFPTLEVGKLDTWGSTRAFTLSPPCPLSAIFSMDHPYRTYRAWVC; translated from the exons ATGAATAGTGTGAGAGGACTTTTGGCTGCCTCTGTAATTTCCATCCAGAACTCCTGCTTCATCTATCCCGCCTGTCAAAAATGCTTTTCTAGGCTGGTACTGGATTCTAGGAG GTTTAACTGTCTAAAATGCGGCTGCACAGGTGAAGCTAAAGATGCAAGCTACAGATATAGGTTGTCCCTAAAGATTGCTGACAAGGATGATTTGTTTGACATTACCGTGTTTGGAAATTGCTTAGATCCGTTCTTTGGGGTCACCGCAGAAAATCTGCAGAG GTGTATTCAAGACTTCAATCAGCTGTCAGGAGAAACAAACACAGATGCATCTCCAGGAGTGTTAGTTCAAGCAGTGGAAACCTGTTTCATTGGAAAAAGATTTATATTTGGAGTGAAG GATTGTGCAAGGGAAGATGGAGGGcattctgctgccagcagcatctTGCAAAACTGTTCCAGAATTAATAGAAGTACAAAAAACCTTACAGCTTGCCAGATCTTCCTGCCAAACACTGCTGTTGCTGGCTTTACTGTTATCAGCtacttccatcgcctcctgcagTTGGCAAAATTCAGGAGCTGTAATAACAGCTCGTATGTACCTGATGCATCATCAGCTCCAATAGATGAACCTGTCAGTGAGCTCAGCAGCTTGTCTAGCCTGAGCAGAAGCCCCTGTTTTGTTCAGTCTGGTGGCAGAGAAAGTTTTTTAGGGTCCTGGCAGCAGTCCTTCAGCCTGACTTCATCTGTTGCTTGGGTGACAGCGGAAGACTTTCCCACTCTGGAAGTGGGAAAGCTG GACACTTGGGGAAGTACGAGGGCATTTACTCTCTCACCACCTTGTCCTTTATCTGCTATTTTTAGCATGGATCACCCTTACAGAACATACAG GGCATGGGTGTGCTGA
- the DDIAS gene encoding DNA damage-induced apoptosis suppressor protein isoform X2, whose protein sequence is MNSVRGLLAASVISIQNSCFIYPACQKCFSRLVLDSRRFNCLKCGCTGEAKDASYRYRLSLKIADKDDLFDITVFGNCLDPFFGVTAENLQRCIQDFNQLSGETNTDASPGVLVQAVETCFIGKRFIFGVKDCAREDGGHSAASSILQNCSRINRSTKNLTACQIFLPNTAVAGFTVISYFHRLLQLAKFRSCNNSSYVPDASSAPIDEPVSELSSLSSLSRSPCFVQSGGRESFLGSWQQSFSLTSSVAWVTAEDFPTLEVGKLDTWGSTRAFTLSPPCPLSAIFSMDHPYRTYRGMGGRRVFEIKQAASAAEQGIEIQPLLPRAWVC, encoded by the exons ATGAATAGTGTGAGAGGACTTTTGGCTGCCTCTGTAATTTCCATCCAGAACTCCTGCTTCATCTATCCCGCCTGTCAAAAATGCTTTTCTAGGCTGGTACTGGATTCTAGGAG GTTTAACTGTCTAAAATGCGGCTGCACAGGTGAAGCTAAAGATGCAAGCTACAGATATAGGTTGTCCCTAAAGATTGCTGACAAGGATGATTTGTTTGACATTACCGTGTTTGGAAATTGCTTAGATCCGTTCTTTGGGGTCACCGCAGAAAATCTGCAGAG GTGTATTCAAGACTTCAATCAGCTGTCAGGAGAAACAAACACAGATGCATCTCCAGGAGTGTTAGTTCAAGCAGTGGAAACCTGTTTCATTGGAAAAAGATTTATATTTGGAGTGAAG GATTGTGCAAGGGAAGATGGAGGGcattctgctgccagcagcatctTGCAAAACTGTTCCAGAATTAATAGAAGTACAAAAAACCTTACAGCTTGCCAGATCTTCCTGCCAAACACTGCTGTTGCTGGCTTTACTGTTATCAGCtacttccatcgcctcctgcagTTGGCAAAATTCAGGAGCTGTAATAACAGCTCGTATGTACCTGATGCATCATCAGCTCCAATAGATGAACCTGTCAGTGAGCTCAGCAGCTTGTCTAGCCTGAGCAGAAGCCCCTGTTTTGTTCAGTCTGGTGGCAGAGAAAGTTTTTTAGGGTCCTGGCAGCAGTCCTTCAGCCTGACTTCATCTGTTGCTTGGGTGACAGCGGAAGACTTTCCCACTCTGGAAGTGGGAAAGCTG GACACTTGGGGAAGTACGAGGGCATTTACTCTCTCACCACCTTGTCCTTTATCTGCTATTTTTAGCATGGATCACCCTTACAGAACATACAG AGGGATGGGAGGAAGAAGAGTATTTGAAATCAaacaagctgcttctgcagctgagcAGGGTATTGAGATACAGCCTCTCCTACCAAGGGCATGGGTGTGCTGA